One stretch of Niallia sp. XMNu-256 DNA includes these proteins:
- a CDS encoding DMT family transporter, translated as MGLWKYALLVFIGGCSYGVVSTFVKLAYDLGFSVNNVTGSQYFFGAVMLWITTLTLRKWNRLSLKQWLILLVSGIPMGATGIFYNQSLQYVDASLAIILLLQLTWIGIVLQYVFERKKPSKKNLIATVIILIGSVLASNILMNTITISWIGVGWGLLSGLSFATFIYVSGKATIPVHPIKKSAIMCTGGALFIFIFMPPTFLTNGSLINGLLPYALYFALFGSLLPPLLFNIGMPKIGSALGNILSASELPTAVFMSTFVLKEQVTPFQWIGVITILIGIAYPTLRKSVLVQLKELKNNE; from the coding sequence AATATGCTCTTCTTGTTTTTATTGGTGGATGTTCCTATGGTGTGGTTTCAACCTTTGTTAAATTGGCGTATGATCTTGGGTTTAGTGTAAATAATGTCACAGGTTCTCAATATTTTTTTGGGGCTGTTATGCTCTGGATAACTACATTAACTTTGCGAAAATGGAATCGATTATCTCTTAAACAATGGCTCATTTTGCTTGTCAGTGGAATTCCTATGGGAGCAACAGGGATTTTTTATAACCAATCTCTTCAGTATGTTGATGCTTCATTAGCTATTATTCTATTATTACAGCTTACTTGGATCGGCATCGTTTTACAGTATGTTTTCGAGCGAAAGAAACCATCAAAAAAGAACTTAATTGCAACAGTGATTATTCTTATCGGATCTGTACTAGCTTCTAATATACTAATGAATACAATTACAATCTCATGGATAGGTGTTGGTTGGGGGCTTTTATCTGGATTATCCTTTGCCACTTTTATTTATGTGAGTGGAAAAGCCACGATCCCCGTTCATCCGATCAAAAAGAGTGCTATTATGTGTACAGGTGGCGCCCTTTTCATTTTTATTTTCATGCCGCCAACATTCCTGACAAATGGATCTCTAATAAACGGACTGCTTCCATACGCCCTATATTTTGCTTTGTTTGGATCTCTCCTTCCTCCATTGTTGTTTAATATTGGAATGCCGAAAATTGGTAGCGCATTGGGGAATATTTTGAGCGCATCTGAACTTCCAACAGCTGTCTTTATGTCAACATTCGTTCTAAAAGAGCAAGTAACACCATTTCAATGGATCGGCGTTATCACCATTTTAATCGGAATCGCCTACCCGACTCTTCGAAAATCTGTTCTTGTTCAACTAAAAGAATTAAAAAATAATGAGTAA
- a CDS encoding NCS2 family permease, producing the protein MKNFFQFTARGTSYKQETLAGITTFLSVAYILIVNPLILSQSGMDQGAVFTATALTAIIGSLLIGLLANYPIAIAPSMGLNSFFTFSVCIGMGIAWEVALTGVFIAGIIFMLLSVMKIREKIINAIPEDIKHAIAAGIGFFIAFIGFKNAGIIVGNPDTFVSIGDLTSTGTALAVVGLIITIAMLVRGINGAIFYGMVITTIIGMIIGFIQIPTSIVGSIPSLEPTFGVVFMNLDQIFSPQVLAVIFTFLFVAFFDTAGSLIALTSQAGIMKNNEIPKIGRALLADSAAGAIGAILGTSTPATSVESSSGIAVGGRTGFTSIIIALCFAVALFFSPILSVITTEVTAPALIIVGALMAMDLKNINWNKIEIVIPAFLTIIMMPLTSSVAMGLAFGFILYPLSLIAQKRFKEIHPIMYILGLLFIIYFIFIV; encoded by the coding sequence ATGAAAAACTTTTTTCAATTTACAGCAAGAGGTACATCTTATAAACAAGAAACCCTTGCAGGGATCACAACCTTTCTTTCTGTTGCTTATATTTTAATCGTAAACCCTCTTATCCTTAGCCAATCAGGAATGGATCAAGGGGCTGTTTTTACAGCAACAGCTTTAACAGCTATTATAGGTTCCTTATTAATTGGACTGCTTGCAAATTATCCGATTGCGATTGCTCCAAGTATGGGGTTGAATTCATTTTTTACTTTTTCTGTGTGTATTGGAATGGGAATCGCATGGGAAGTAGCATTAACAGGTGTTTTTATTGCCGGTATTATTTTTATGCTTTTAAGTGTAATGAAAATTAGGGAAAAAATTATCAATGCAATTCCTGAAGACATCAAGCATGCGATTGCTGCTGGTATTGGTTTTTTTATTGCTTTTATTGGATTTAAAAATGCTGGTATTATTGTTGGTAACCCAGATACATTTGTCTCTATTGGTGATTTGACTTCAACTGGGACTGCATTAGCTGTTGTGGGGCTGATCATTACAATTGCAATGTTAGTCCGGGGGATAAATGGTGCTATTTTTTATGGCATGGTTATCACCACTATCATTGGGATGATCATCGGATTTATTCAAATACCAACTTCCATTGTAGGATCCATTCCGAGTCTTGAACCAACTTTTGGTGTTGTATTTATGAACTTAGACCAAATATTTTCACCACAGGTACTTGCTGTTATTTTTACATTTTTATTTGTGGCATTTTTTGATACAGCAGGTTCTTTAATTGCTCTTACCAGTCAAGCAGGGATTATGAAAAATAATGAAATACCGAAAATTGGACGGGCCCTCCTAGCTGATTCTGCTGCTGGTGCTATCGGTGCGATTCTAGGAACGTCAACACCAGCTACTAGTGTTGAATCCTCTTCAGGCATCGCTGTTGGAGGTAGAACTGGTTTTACATCAATTATTATTGCCCTTTGTTTTGCGGTTGCTTTATTCTTTTCTCCAATTCTTTCTGTTATTACAACAGAAGTAACTGCCCCAGCTTTAATTATTGTTGGTGCTTTAATGGCGATGGATTTGAAAAATATTAACTGGAATAAGATTGAAATAGTCATTCCTGCCTTTTTAACCATTATTATGATGCCTTTGACATCAAGTGTAGCCATGGGATTAGCGTTTGGCTTTATCCTGTATCCATTATCACTCATTGCACAAAAACGTTTTAAAGAAATACATCCAATTATGTACATTCTTGGATTGTTGTTTATTATATATTTCATTTTTATTGTATAA